GTTCGTTAAATTCTACATTTGTTTAAATTTCATTCCCCGATGCCTATTCCCCTGTTTTTCTCCATCTAAAACCAATGTTTCTAAACTAATCAATTGCAGAAATATAAACTGTTTGTGGAATTCCTGTGCCATGTTGCATTCTTTAACAAATTACTTGTTGATGAATTTCCACTCTTAtatgtattaataatgaagtAGCCTTATATTACTTCCACCCCACTTTCCCACactattattttaaaatgtGCCGCTTTTACCGCCCTCGGTACCTTTGCCCGCTAAAAAGATCTTTGTGAATTTTTCATGTGGAATatccaaaaattaaaaggCGCCTTTGAGTGATGATACTCAAACAATTAGTGGAACTTGTGATAATTTCATATGAAATTTGTCGAGAGAATAAGAATTTAAACCGCTAGggaaaagaatatattattatcaaaactCTCAGATTATTTTACCATTAACCTTGAACTTTAAAAATGAGTAAAGATTCAGAAAGACCAGAAATCTCTTTTATGGGCTTGCCAAGGCTGGCGAGTGCTAGTATTGCCATTGCAGTTTATGTTGTATGCTCAATTGGTTGTGTATACGCAAATAAATGGCTTCTAAGTAATGTAGGAGCTTGCCATGGTTTTATTCCCTTAGTACAACAACTTATTGGAGCCATTTTTGTGAGAACTATGGTGTATATCACAGGAATCTGTGGTATTGGCTCAGATAATCAAAATCCTAGCTCTGATAAAACTAGTCAAAACGAAAAACAAAATGAATCACTCGTGAGCAGGCTCTGGAACAGATATAAGTACATCTGGCCAGCATCCTTTTGCTTCTCCTCCACAATTGTTTTGAACAATGCTTGTTTATCTATGGCAAAGCTTTCAACATATTCTGTTGCAAAATCCACAACTTTAATCTGGAACGTTCTCTTCCAATTCATTCTCCTCAGAATCAAGCTCCCAGTTAGTACAATCTTGTCCTGCTTCCTTATTCTTGCTGGTGTGACTATAGGTTCCTTGGATACCAGTACTTTGGCCCCTATGGCAGTTATTGCAGGCTGTTCATCCTCGATTTTCCAGGCTCTTTATAATACATGTATTGCCAGGGCTCTCCCTAAGACAAATAATGATACCTCAGAGGTTTTGGTTAGGAATCAAGAGCTCTCCTCTGTGTTTCTTgttatatatattcttgCCTCTAAAGAGCTTGTCAATTTATTCATGCACTCACCATGCTTTGATTTATCCTCATCTAAGTTCTTAAGCTGCTGGGCTATATTCTTCCTCACCACTGCATTCGCAGCAGGTCTCAACAAGTTCACATTCATGGTTATTGGACTTACTGAGCCTTCGACATTCTCAGTCATTGGGTTCACTAAAGCAGGTTTACAAACCGCCGGTGGATGGTTCATTTACAAGGATCCAGCATCTATCAAATCTGTTACTTCTGTAGTTTTCACACTTTCTGGATCTTTGATATATGGTATTACCAGGGGATCTAAGAAATCAGAATCAAAAAAGGAACAGGTAGAGGAAATCAGAAGACTGACTAGATGCTCCGCAGCGTCAGTTGGTGATATCGATGCAGTTCCCTCCCCCAGGGACGAAGAAGCTAAGAAGTCTGCCTCAAACGATGAAAAACAAAAACTTATCACAAGCAAAGTCTAAGCTATATGTTATGTGTGACCCACCAACCGTACTTAAGTAAAAcacatttttttcaaattatttccatATTATTGGTATTTGTATTGATATTTCCTAGCCATCATAAagttcattttttttagtaaACCTCTTAATTTAGTGCTGAATTAGCATTGCAAGTAGATACTTAATTTTGCTGTGTTTTTGTTCTAGTAGGTGCGGCCCGCCGGCGCGGCATGTGTTTGTGGAACGGGCCCGCCGGATTTGTTGGGTCTTCCACTACCGCCTAAAGGAATATGGGTAATTAAAAGACAAAAAAGATGGATTGTCTACTGTATTGCTATTTATTACAAGTAActtgaatatataattttacaTTCCGTATTTGAAACTAGTTTAACTTATCTTACCTTTCGagtaatattctttaatttctatGTATTATTAGTGAGGAGACAGAGACGTCTAAATTTGGTACGGTACCACTAGAGActtagtaataataattaaatgataTTTAAAACCTATGAAATGTATACCAAGAGAGAAAAAGGAGAAATGAGAAATAATACGTAAACGTTGCCTGATAATTAATAGTTAATTTAAGCttcattcaaataaattaaatagaaGTTTGTATATTAATGGCATGTCTATATGGCCATTTAAATGGATTGTAAATTCAAATCTCACTAGCAAAGAcacatttaataataaaattatcattCTACAAACTTTAATAAGAACAGAAAAATTGTTCTagttttgaagaatttatctgatatttatttgaagaaagttTTATTACTTCTGTAGTTAATACGAAAATGGCAGGTGATTTCGGAAACAAGTCAAATTCCCAAGAGGAAGTAAGATACTGCTTTGGCTTACCAAATGCAGTTGCTGCTCCTATTGCCATGTGCGCATTCATTGTCTCATCTATTGGTTGCGTATACTACAACAAGAAGTGCTACCAAAAGGATCTTCCATTCCCAGTCTTCATGTCTTGGGCTCAACAACTCATTGGTATGGCTATCATGTCAACTTTCTTAACTATTAGAGGTATTCTCAGTGGAAACGAAGAAATGTCCGCAAGTATCCCATTGAGCAAGAGACTTTACAGATATAAGTATGCAGTTTTCGTAGCTTTCTGCTTCTGTATGAACATTTCTTTGAACAATATGTGTCTCAAGGATGCCAAGGTTTCTATGTATGCTGTCGCAAAGTCAACAACTGTATGCTACTCACTCCTCTTACAATACTTCTTATTGGGTATCAGAGCTAAGCTCTCATCTGTTTTGTCTTGCTTCGTTATTATTGGTGGTGTTATCGTTGGTATCTCAGATAAGGAATTCGGTCTTGAGCCACGTTCATTCTTCATGGGCACTTTATCATCATTCTTCCAATCTCTCTACTCTGTTGCAGTCAAATACACTGTCCCACACTGTGACAACTCCACTACTGAACTCTTACTCCACGTACAAGAGCTCTCATGTATCATTCTTTTGGTCCTCTCTGTTGCCTGGGGTGAAACTTCAAAGGTCTTATCATCTAATGTATTTGCTTTCGTCTCTGCTCCACTCAGTGCCCTCTGGTTATGGGTTTTGATGGCTGGTTCCGCTATCCTCGCTATCTGCTTAAACCAATGCACATACTTGGTCGTCTCCCTTACTACCCCAGCTACATACAACGTTACTGGTTTAGTTAAACAAGCCCTCCAAACTGCCGGTGGTTTCATCTTCTGGGGTGACAAGCTCAAGCCAGCTCCAGTTGGCGGTGCATGCCTCACACTCACTGGTTCAGCCATCTACACACTCACCAAGCTCTGGGATAACACTCCAAAGAACACCAAACAAGAAGAAACCATCAAGGAACAAGCTCGTCTCTCAGTTGGTACTGGTTCTGATGCCTTTGAAAACCCACTAACCGAGAATGGAAACCAAAACGAGAAGCAACCTCTCATCCCAGAGGACAAATGCGAGAAGGGTCAGGCTTAAGTTGCGTCATTTTTCTAATCCTGTGCTTTGATCGGGGCACATCACAAATTAACAAGTTCGAACGAGCTAAGAATGGCTTAAAGCCCTTCCGAACATCGCGGTGTCTGTCGCCTAAATCGGGTCCATCACGTTGAGATTCTTGCTCTACTTTTGTGTCAATGTACACAGGGTCTCGATTCTACTTGAGCTTGCCGTAATATGCGGGTCTGGCGCCGTTTTGTTTTGCATGGTTGGCGCCTAATGGTTACGTAAAACACGAGGCTTTGTTCCTGGTTTGTCGATTGTCGATGGGCCTGATTAAGAGGAGATGCGGAGAATTTATACTAAAAATGTTTGGGTAGTATAATGAGATGTTTATCTTCTTTTCCAAGTGAGTTTGGATTTAAGAAATGTATCTTAGTCTAGGTGTCAATGGACAGGTAGATGTCAGGGATCTTAACATTTTACGTGTTCGATACGTATAAATTATTCTGGGTTTACGATATtgtttacttttttttgttgaatcttttttctttacaGAATTAGCAGTAATAGAATTGCCAGAAGGATTGAGAGTTGTTTCGTAGTAAGGCTAGAATTGAATGCATCTGAGCTCCTTGTTAGATCCAATGATAGACTTCCAACTTCAGCGTGAAGAATATGTTCTCTATTTCCGTTTGGGTAGGATACAACTAAAGGAGTGCTAATACCCATTAAAATTACTCCAGAAGTTGGCCAactattttcaattatatcAAATAAAGGTCTCAATCCtcttttatcattaatactGTATAGCATGCATTCatatgaattattaagttCAAATATTTGACATTTCTCTTCCATAGAACACAAAGATCTACAAAATTCTCCATGATGGTCTGTTGAATTTGTACTAATTTTGATcgattttattaattgaagtTTGTCAGAAAACCGTGTAACACCATTGGagtatatatattcataaCATATAGAAGGTCCAACTACAGAGTTTGTATCAATGATTGGAACAGTATTGGATTTCACTACTCCTTGTTTATAGcattcttttttctctttattATAAACAAAATAGCTTCCAAGGccattattttcaagtaCAAGTGCTTGACATTCTGCTGGACTGCTAACAGCACTATTAGTGACTTTAACTTTATCATTTCCATCAAGCAATGGAGTAACTAAGTTTACATTATGACTATAACATGGACAAGAAACTGACCCAGTAATCATCGAATAAGTGGAAGAATCTCTTTTAAAGCTATATTTTTCGCTAGAATAACCATTACATATATTATCTTTGTTATTATAAGTCCAAAATTCACAATCACTTGTTTGAATACAGGAATTCTGACATTGCCCAGGGCTTAGAAAAGTTGGAATCGAAAATAGATTTACTCCTGTAAATGATGATCCGTATTCATGGCAATTACTAGTGAAGTTTGAAGTATATAATGGTGCCCAAGTATCGTGTTTAACAGATACTCTTATTGTGTTATCCCTACATTCAAAGAATTTAGGAATGGCAAGATCATTGAGATAAATTACCCCAGATTCAGCATATAAAGATCTAGCTATAACCAACTCGACAATTAATCCATTATACATAACGTGTGGATATTTGCCTGTAAagatttcattatttggtTTAAACTGATCAAATAACTGTGTATTTGTGTAATTTGTATATAACTGAGAAACAGTAATATCTCCTGTACTATTGAGGGAAATGagaaagttattattatttttttggcATGATAAGATTACTCTCATATCAGTATTTCCAATTGGAATACTTGGATTTACAGGAACATgcaaagaagaaagaaacATTCCTCCAAGTCTCCAAGAGGATCCAGGGGTAAATGGTGCATCCATTTCTACgagtttattttttgtttttggGATTACATTAGGGAATGGAAGCTGATTTCGAATCCAATTAACCCCAACAATGTATGTTCGGGCCCAATGGacatttttgaaaattaccTCTCCAATAGAGAATGGGCAGTTAATTCCAATAGACTCACTAGTCAAATGAGCTTTTTCATAGCCAACTCCATAAATTTCAAAGACATATTCTCCTTTCTTATTCAAAACTGGAACTAAAGTGAGTTCGAAATAGGAAGATTCGCCTAGATATGGGAAAATTCCATATCCCCATCCCCCTGCTTTGCTCTTTCCATTATTCAATTCGAAAGATCCTCCAGTAACATCAATAACACCATGGTGAGTCACAACAGGTTTTCCTCTAATCTTTAATCCTCCCTCAGAAGGGTTATTGCATTTCAACTCAAAATCGATATAGCATACACTTGGTAAAGGAGTTCCAGTTTGTAACTTACCACAAGCACTTATTCCAGCAAGTTTAAGGTATGAAAATGGGCTCAATGCACCATCTAAGATATCTGCAACAAATGTAGTTGAATTACCAAATCTGCTTGTTGGAATACTTAAAGATGGAAATGGGCCATCATTAAAATACTCTGGAATCTTTCGTTGGCATTTAACAattgttaatatatatGCTAAAGCAAGAAGGCCGTATTTAAATTGCTTCCAAGATTTTCCCATTTTGTGTGCTAAATCCCTTACTCTAAGTACGATTTGATTAACTGTGTTTATTTTAGCAAACTTTGcttttatcaatttctgaCTCCTAATTTGCACTCCCGCgtgaattattttttcacttttattattaatctaAATTTTGACCTTCAGTCTTTAATTCCATCATCCAAACCCTGAAAATTCCTTTGTATTTCCAAACCCTTTGTTAACACAATACTTACCTCCTCCCGACATTTGCTACTATTTTTACATATTATTGCAAATTAATGTGTTACTCATAATAAATTCCCACATTataatttgcatgcatggCGCCAAATATGTGGCGCCATTTGTAGGATCTCGATACctatttaaaagaaaaatgtaTTAACTAGTATTTGACTTCCTAATGCTTTTCTAAGCTGAGTTAAGTTAAGAGTTAGACTAGTGTATCTAAAAGAATGTTTtagaattttaaatttgaacATTCTAATTTTTAGTTGAACCGTAAGTAAAGTGAAGGTATAAGTAGAATAGTATTTTAAAGATGCAAAGatggatttaaaaaaaatctacCCTTTTAGAGTAAATAATAGATAATTAACATccatattatatttaaatatttcatattctttaatttcaaagcATTTTCAATctcaacttttttttacaaaatttattttattcaattccAACAACAATAGGCGGTATATTATGCAGCATGGAAAcaaagtattaaaaaagatctcaaaaaaaaaattgaaaaaagagaaaactTTCGAGAAAAGTTTTTaaacttaaaaatatttaaaggaTTATGAAGTATAAACTAATACTCAGAAAGGACGCAAACGTTATAAACTAAGAACAATAGAAAATTAACCAGAATGAATGGATCTAAAAATAGACCATCTTTCTCTGTAAAGATCCTGTTGTTTTTTCTAACTTCTGGATATCTTATTTTTAGTCCTGTGGTATTTGGTATTGGATTATCACAAGAACAGACAGGATTTACTGGATATGATAGTCCTATCCAAGAAACAAGTGGTTTAGAAGCCACTAACTATGAAGCCAGAGATTATTCTACCATTTTTGGACAGGATGCAAGTTCCTCGCCAGAGTCTAAAACTCTGGGGGAACTTTCTAGAGTAAAATCTAGGTCTGCAGATAGAAGTCCAAGCTTGCCATATTCTCAAGAACCTTCTATGGAACTTGAAAACAGCATATCAAAAAGCCCTTCAGCATTCCCTAATCAATCTCAACAATACTCTCCAGTTTATGAACAAAGCCcatcaaaaaattcaagatttgtattaaaaagaGAGAACTCTTTACTTGGTGAATTAAGTAAAAGTAAAAGTTCTTCTAAATCTAAATCTCCACAGAAAAAAATACCCTCTAAAGACAAAAAACGACCTTTAGTGGTTTCTTTGTCTTCTGAAGCTTCCCATTCAGAGAGGTCTAAGTCCAGATCTCCTTCTAGATCAAGTTCTAAGTCTAGATCCAAGTCTAGATCCAGATCAGAGTTGTCAAAGTCAAGAACGGGATATGGTGGTGAAATGTCAATTTCCAGCCCTGAAATTTCTCCAGTCAAGACCGAGAAATCCAGATCCAAATCAAGGAAAGAGAGCTCTAAGAGACCTTCTACTCCAGAATCTGAGTTTTTAAAGGAACAAGAAGTTTCCTCTTCTCAAAATATGGGAAACATTATTCCCCTTACTGCTCCAGATATGTCACCATCTCCAAAGTTTTCCTTTAATGAAGTTTCTCCTTCTAATAGGGTTGAAGCCTCTAATATTGAAGCTTCAGCATCTCCATCTACCTTATTGGATCAATCTATTCCACAAGAAGCTTCTGTTAGTTCACCAGAATCCAGTTCTCTCCTTTCTGAAGAATTAAGTGTAAAAGAAGATGGGTCCCTGAATGCAACTCAAATGCCAAGTAGAAAGTCATCAGGAACTTCTGAATCTGTTTCTGCTCGTCCATATACACCAGTTGACGAAGGTTCTGAATTCTCTACTTTATTGGATGGAAGTCTTTCTTCAAATGAGCCGATAGATACGAGTCATCTACCTTTGGAAGTTGCTTCAGAATCCAGTATTGGCTCCAATTATATGACTTTATTAAGTTCTCTATATGGAATGCAGGCCTTATCAGGAGTTCCACTTGACTTTTCAGAAGAGCTTTTTAGAATTGAAATCTTAGTTAGTGAAGCTCTTTATAATACAGGATTGAGTATTTCTAATGCTGATGTTACACTTCTTACAAAAAGAGTTGCTCTGGTGGATTCTTCTGACAAAAACAACTCATTTGGAGCTCAAGTACATCCAAACTCTTTTGAAAAGATTCCATCATTCCCCAAAGTTACCTTTAATTTTGCTGAATGCGTTTATcaacttgaaaatattctcTTCCATACAAGATCATTCATCAAGCCTGTCTCAATGTCTCATATATTAAAAGGATGTGATCATATTAGATCCTCCTTAAATATTAGTAAACCTATTATGGAGAATAATGAAATCTTTACAAAagttattcaatatttgattcTCAGAATATACAATATAGGTAATCATGAAATTTTAAGTATTATTCATAAAAGAACCTCTATTCCAGCAATATTAGATCTTACTGTATTTGAGAAATTGCAGAAATCATTGATTGAAGATTTTCTATCCGATTCCACTTCACTCCCTCTACCTGTTGAGTTCTGGAGAACTATATTTGTTCAACAACTacattcttttaatttatattcaaaggATCTAATTGGAGGACTTCTTGATGATCATTTTGGACTTATGGACATATTGTTGGATACAATGTACTCAGATCCAATCAAAATGTGTCCATATATCACGTCTATTGTATTCTATAAAGTAAATCCATTCaaaattgaagatattaGGATCAACTCAGCTAAGATACAAACTTTCTGTCTCATATACCTCAAGAATATGGGCTTAAATGAATTAGTTACCTTAAACAAATTGAATATGCCTACTCTCAGTAGAAACTCCAGACTTGATCAAATCGCCAAACAATTAGCTCCAGGCTTTGAAATTCTTCCATATTTCCATCCAGATTTTCCTAAAGATGGCAATGATCTTACTTGGGAAACTTGTTATTCTATCTATTCCTCAGTATCAATGATGCTTAATTCTCTTCAGCTTGATCTAATATTCCCTCAGATCTCACCTTTATGTACCAAGATTACCAAAAAACCTCCTAGTccaaaatttatattggGAATGTTTTCAAGGATTCTTGATATACCTAGTACAATTCAGAATAGTCTATTGGAAATTCAAGATATTGATCAGATCATTTCCTCTCTCTCGGTACAACTTAAACTACCTGAAACTCATTTAAGAGAAATTTATACTGATTATATTCAAGGAAACCCAATAAAGTACTTAAATACAATATATACCATTTTAACCAAATCTCTCAAATTTTACTTTGGATTTGATTCAAACCAAGAATCTAATAGACAAAGAAACTCAAATAAGACCTTTGAACAACTATTTCTTACCAGAAATATCTCAGAAAATACACAAATGTTTGAAAGACTGAATTATTGGAGTACAATTCACCTTTATTTCTTGTCTTTTACTATGGGAATCCCTAATTCATCTGAAATCCTAAGTGGTATCTACTCATTTACTCCATCTAATTGTGAATCCCTTTTATTCTCCTTCTTTAGAAGAGTCTCTTATTCAACAAGATCCAGTATTGCTGATAGTCTTACTTTGTGTATTACAATGTATTCTGTTATTTACAAAAACAACATTTCTTCAGTTCTGgttaaaaatatatcaatCAAAGAACTTAGAGATGCTCTTAATTATAAGATCGGTACCTGGACTCCAACACAAAATGAATGGATGAGATCAATTTACATGGTCTTTGAAAATAAGTTGGAGATTATTcctaatatttcaaatattcaaacCCTCAGTTTGACAATCAATGAAGacttttttaattgtttcTATTCTGTAAATAAGTATCTTCATGGAATGGTTACAGTTACTAGGtttaaagatattaaaactCCAAATCTAGAAAATAGAATACTCAATGAAAGGAGTCTTGGATTCAACCTTTGTTCTTCCATGAGTATTGGAGCTCATAGTACTAGAGAAGAAGCTATTGAACTTAGAATCATTTCTACCGTTATTGAAGCTGTAAGACAGTTTGGGTTTAAGATtgatattgaatatattaaagagtTTATTAACAATTATAAGCTATCAAACAATTCAGCATTTCCTTCTGGAAGGATAATTCTGGATAATATAATCTCAAAGTTCCCAAATACCCTTGGGACAGCTATTAAAAAAGCTTTCCAGGCTAATTCATCCTCATCCAATTCACTTCCCTACTTTATTCAAGCTGAAAGAATCATTTCAAAAACATTAGAGTCTCGAGGATGCTTTATTCAGAACAAAGAAACTAGTATTGATGGAAGGAGTTTTGAATTGAGTAGAGATATATCAATTTCTCcaggaaataaaaatgtCTCATACTATAATACCATTAATTCATGTCTTTCTTGGAAAACttttggatattttaaTCTGATTTCATGTTATTCTGTTCTAGTGAATTCTGGAACTTGTGAATCAAAAGACGTTATCTTAGAGGCTATGGTTGAAATAGCAGAAAGACTCGAATGGCCAAGAGAACTTATTCTACTGATTCTTTCACAAGATTTTTCTCTCTCAGATTCTAATGTATTCcaaaaaattaaacaaaGTACTGATCAAGAGGAATTTGAGAAGTATTTACAAATTATTCAAGATCTTATAGTACATGTGGAGGAACATGTTAATGACTTTTCATGGTCTGAGAAATCTCTGTCAAATCCCAAAGATGAATCTTACGTACTTGCAGAACCTTCAGAGGTTAGTATTAGTAAGAGCCAAACTCAGAAGATTAACTATTCATTTGCATTTGGATTTAGTAAGGATTCTATTGGTGATTATTTGAGATTATGGGAATACAGAAAAGAGATAGTTCTAAACCAAATCATGAGTTTTCCTGTGAATCCTTCTCTATCACTCACAAAGGATGAAATCTCATCTCTTCTTATGGACTCTTCACCtcaaaatatcaataaatttgtgaattcaaaaatgaCTCCTTTTGCTAATAAGATCAAAGAGTTATGTTACAAAGAACCTCATGGATCTTTCCTCTGTGAGATTAAGACTCAAATTGGACTTCCACCTTTGAAGATTTATGGAAAAGGATCAAATATGATTTCAACTTCTATTTCAGTCATGAATCCTCCTAAAGAGTTAGGACAAGAAAATCTTTTAGTGTTAATGATTGCAACTCcatcaaaatcttcaattaaGTGGGAAAAATTAGAACCACAATCTCTGCTTTTCTTAAGCGTGTTAATGGGTCCAAAATGGGAAAAAGAGCTTAAAAGATACACTCAACTTTCCGTTAAGTATTTCCCATACTCTGGAGAGTATATTAGACTAACTCCTCCAGTATTTAAGATAGAAACTAAGGAGAGTATAATTCAAGAAACTTCAGATTTGTTGGATTCATCAATTTCAGCTTCTATTTCGCGCTCCCCAAGTACCAAAATGTCAAAGGCTTCAGTACTTCCAGGAGTATGGCATGAACACTTAGGAAATATTTCAATCCAGAAGCTCGTAGATTTCTCAAAGTTTGTTCCAGATAACTCAAACTTATTGATTAACATTGTTTGGACATTAGCTTCTgcttttaattcattatgGGTAGGAGGAGTGGAACTTTGTCAAATAGACTTAAAGTCCATATATGCTTATTTAGGAAGTCAAAACCAACAGAGCTTGAATATGGGAAAGATTTTAGAtgaatttcttgaatttggGCCAAATGAAGAAAACGTACATTCACTAACAAACTTTGTTCTCCATACGTTATCTCCTCCTTTGATTCGGTTTAGTGAACTTGGGAGAAGCAGAGTACACTCCGTGACAGAATCGTCAATTGAAGCTTCTCAGTccaaaataaatgaatGCAATGATCAATTGGAAGTCATGAACATCtttaagaatatattaagcTCAACAGACTTATCTGGAAAGATTAAAGGCCAAAATCTTGAGACTATTTGTCGTGAGATCTCTGAAATAGATCCCACTAAGCTTGATTGTAGCTCTTTGGCTTGGGCAAGGGAAAATAGTAGAATTCCTAATGATCTTGACAAATGGCCAATTACAGATATTCCAATAGTTTCTCCAACTCTCAAACAGCAGGAAGTTGAAATTCCGACTTCTGTTAATCCAAATGAAGAGTTTTCAAACCCTGAATCTAAATATTCGGAACAAAGCAGAAGCCTTTTAGAGTCTGCACCAACAATTCCTGTCTATATTCCTCCATC
This is a stretch of genomic DNA from Cryptosporidium parvum Iowa II chromosome 3, whole genome shotgun sequence. It encodes these proteins:
- a CDS encoding fucose translocator with 8 transmembrane domains, within locus of 3 paralogous genes, producing the protein MSKDSERPEISFMGLPRLASASIAIAVYVVCSIGCVYANKWLLSNVGACHGFIPLVQQLIGAIFVRTMVYITGICGIGSDNQNPSSDKTSQNEKQNESLVSRLWNRYKYIWPASFCFSSTIVLNNACLSMAKLSTYSVAKSTTLIWNVLFQFILLRIKLPVSTILSCFLILAGVTIGSLDTSTLAPMAVIAGCSSSIFQALYNTCIARALPKTNNDTSEVLVRNQELSSVFLVIYILASKELVNLFMHSPCFDLSSSKFLSCWAIFFLTTAFAAGLNKFTFMVIGLTEPSTFSVIGFTKAGLQTAGGWFIYKDPASIKSVTSVVFTLSGSLIYGITRGSKKSESKKEQVEEIRRLTRCSAASVGDIDAVPSPRDEEAKKSASNDEKQKLITSKV
- a CDS encoding fucose translocatorw ith 8 transmembrane domains, within locus of 3 paralogous genes; protein product: MAGDFGNKSNSQEEVRYCFGLPNAVAAPIAMCAFIVSSIGCVYYNKKCYQKDLPFPVFMSWAQQLIGMAIMSTFLTIRGILSGNEEMSASIPLSKRLYRYKYAVFVAFCFCMNISLNNMCLKDAKVSMYAVAKSTTVCYSLLLQYFLLGIRAKLSSVLSCFVIIGGVIVGISDKEFGLEPRSFFMGTLSSFFQSLYSVAVKYTVPHCDNSTTELLLHVQELSCIILLVLSVAWGETSKVLSSNVFAFVSAPLSALWLWVLMAGSAILAICLNQCTYLVVSLTTPATYNVTGLVKQALQTAGGFIFWGDKLKPAPVGGACLTLTGSAIYTLTKLWDNTPKNTKQEETIKEQARLSVGTGSDAFENPLTENGNQNEKQPLIPEDKCEKGQA
- a CDS encoding cysteine-rich extracellular protein with a signal peptide and two apple domains; translation: MGKSWKQFKYGLLALAYILTIVKCQRKIPEYFNDGPFPSLSIPTSRFGNSTTFVADILDGALSPFSYLKLAGISACGKLQTGTPLPSVCYIDFELKCNNPSEGGLKIRGKPVVTHHGVIDVTGGSFELNNGKSKAGGWGYGIFPYLGESSYFELTLVPVLNKKGEYVFEIYGVGYEKAHLTSESIGINCPFSIGEVIFKNVHWARTYIVGVNWIRNQLPFPNVIPKTKNKLVEMDAPFTPGSSWRLGGMFLSSLHVPVNPSIPIGNTDMRVILSCQKNNNNFLISLNSTGDITVSQLYTNYTNTQLFDQFKPNNEIFTGKYPHVMYNGLIVELVIARSLYAESGVIYLNDLAIPKFFECRDNTIRVSVKHDTWAPLYTSNFTSNCHEYGSSFTGVNLFSIPTFLSPGQCQNSCIQTSDCEFWTYNNKDNICNGYSSEKYSFKRDSSTYSMITGSVSCPCYSHNVNLVTPLLDGNDKVKVTNSAVSSPAECQALVLENNGLGSYFVYNKEKKECYKQGVVKSNTVPIIDTNSVVGPSICYEYIYSNGVTRFSDKLQLIKSIKISTNSTDHHGEFCRSLCSMEEKCQIFELNNSYECMLYSINDKRGLRPLFDIIENSWPTSGVILMGISTPLVVSYPNGNREHILHAEVGSLSLDLTRSSDAFNSSLTTKQLSILLAILLLLIL